Proteins from a genomic interval of Periophthalmus magnuspinnatus isolate fPerMag1 chromosome 11, fPerMag1.2.pri, whole genome shotgun sequence:
- the LOC117378330 gene encoding LOW QUALITY PROTEIN: chitin synthase chs-1-like (The sequence of the model RefSeq protein was modified relative to this genomic sequence to represent the inferred CDS: inserted 2 bases in 1 codon; substituted 1 base at 1 genomic stop codon) produces the protein MDKDMENRDEFPRRPWDTAREVPIIEDENTPWKLIKLLRLVTLCAVAVIVFGLALCSKTSFLLLITMSSEGTKVIPDEQKPVALLCIGCALITSSVLLFLKSIWKACYKTSKFPRAATIALVFFFELMASAGGAILTIVAMPHLDIVTNVTILNGAAFLSALLQMVAQCKAKETNRFLVPSIVGLVLIILGYALFVALYIMKDLTDLKMATWVGLAVGASLLVSFNWWENYFGLISEHSSSLVVKRLYYDMRRCQNILNMLSCLLRIAVTASVVGAYVPLSQMDWDVVRSIPALQTRVIAITVGVQLISSALCHWFSLAACKMHAMRRCFILPLYLASLSVMALLVIPVIVYYQEYRLSLNGTSTNFTHYCSVVVGARDGNLSSSVFPELVYDVTHTLCFLDMSKISDIGILTGSAVSWWLGLVLCTVHLWHLSLYRIQRTQDLFVRRMYEGGFIEQSLLLNTRFEIKIKDKLKTTKSMDPAMIYLCATMWHETYDEMMNIIISIFRMDKYRPRDNTEFNDFSFEAHIYFDDAFLDVKGSRGRHLNEYAKNLIEIISETYGIFTNIDEKMFIKKQQHPKQTIINTPYGGRVIVKMPHGNLILIHFKDKERIRHKKRWSQVMYLYYLLGFKLMTKYYALWKKGDTEGSLKKEIQKEKHNTYLLVLDGDTDFQPTAVVLLVDRLKMYPRVGAACGRIHPTGTGPAVWFQKFEYAISHWLQKTAEHVFGCVLCSPGCFSLFRAEALMDDNVMKRYATKSMEASHYVQYDQGEDRWLCTLMLKQGWRVEYNAASDAYTNAPEEFKELYNQRRRWGPSTFANIVDLLGSTTALSKRNSSISRPFMFYQLFSLISAILAPATICLMIAGSMSFMFRLHWSVALVLAVIPPAIYLGLCFNXKQTHRSQWQLVLSIMYAFLMLVVAMAIIGAMVKDKTIFTPSSMFVIVMAIIYFTTALMHPQEFPLVFYGFLYIIAXPSAYLLLTIYSMVNLNNVSWGTRETKPAPGSKSEQSAPKNTKEKAKNAMQRFVSWSQCCCKKSSQRPQRSSVPQEPVVEAEVEEGPQNTIVDGYVEEDLRNQPVYDYPYQSWLTEMQGLSTDMELEEGSLEKEEEQFFIDLQQKYLEPLPVDKAKQEKTKEDLKSLRNKVNFAFFFLNALWLVATFTLQTFEVAIFIELPKVGVDLENLGNLRIDPIGFMFIIGFSASVIVQFVAMLLHRLNTLIHYVAFVNTAPKAVPKSEEYMPHKKKEISPPSSIESRSDYGSDTITMSEGDDGSEYTDYTD, from the exons ATGGATAAAGACATGGAAAACAGAGACGAATTCCCCAG GAGGCCGTGGGACACAGCCCGAGAGGTTCCCATCATAGAAGATGAAAACACACCATGGAAACTCATCAAACTGTTGCGGCTCGTCACGCTCTGTGCAGTCGCTGTGATCGTGTTTGGACTAGCCCTGTGCAGCAAG ACGTCGTTCCTTCTCTTGATCACCATGTCGAGTGAAGGCACAAAGGTGATCCCAGACGAGCAGAAGCCAGTGGCTCTGCTCTGCATCGGCTGTGCCCTCATCACCTCCAGTGTGCTCCTCTTCCTCAAGAGCATCTGGAAGGCCTGTTATAAAACCTCTAAGTTCCCTCGCGCCGCCACAATTGCCCTG GTGTTCTTCTTTGAGCTCATGGCCTCTGCAGGAGGAGCCATCCTCACCATAGTGGCCATGCCACATTTGGACATTGTGACCAACGTGACCATCTTGAATGGAGCAGCCTTTCTGTCTGCGCTGCTGCAGATGGTGGCTCAGTGCAAGGCCAAAGAGACGAACCGCTTCCTGGTGCCCTCCATCGTCGGCCTTGTGCTCATCATCCTGGGCTACGCCCTCTTTGTGGCTCTGTACATCATGAAGGACCTCACTGACTTAAAGATGGCCACGTGGGTGGGTTTGGCGGTGGGTGCCTCTCTGTTGGTGTCTTTTAACTGGTGGGAAAACTATTTTGGACTGATCAGTGAGCACAGCAGCTCCTTAGTGGTCAAAAGACTGTATTATGACATGAGGAGATGCCAGAACATACTCAACATGTTGTCCTGCCTGCTCCGAATCGCTGTGACCGCCTCAGTGGTGGGAGCCTACGTCCCTCTGTCCCAGATGGACTGGGACGTGGTCAGGTCCATCCCAGCACTACAGACTCGGGTCATAGCCATCACTGTGGGGGTGCAGCTGATCTCCTCTGCCCTGTGCCACTGGTTCTCCCTGGCGGCCTGTAAAATGCACGCCATGCGTCGCTGCTTTATCCTGCCTCTGTACCTTGCCTCTCTGTCTGTCATGGCTCTGCTGGTGATCCCTGTGATCGTCTACTATCAGGAGTACAGGCTGAGCCTGAACGGCACCAGCACCAACTTCACTCACTACTGCAGTGTGGTGGTGGGGGCTCGAGACGGCAACCTGAGCTCCAGTGTGTTCCCTGAGCTGGTCTATGATGTCACCCACACACTCTGCTTCCTGGACATGTCCAAGATCAGCGACATCGGCATCCTCACCG GCTCTGCTGTGTCGTGGTGGCTCGGTCTGGTGCTCTGTACCGTTCACCTGTGGCACCTGAGTCTGTACCGCATCCAGAGGACTCAGGACCTGTTTGTGCGGAGGATGTATGAGGGGGGCTTTATAGAGCAGTCATTGCTGCTCAACACACGCTTTGAAATCAAGATCAAAGACAAGCTCAAGAC CACTAAATCTATGGATCCTGCCATGATTTATCTGTGTGCGACTATGTGGCATGAAACCTATGACGAGATGATGAACATCATAATTTCCATCTTCAG AATGGATAAATACAGACCAAGAGACAATACAGAGTTTAACGACTTCAGCTTTGAAGCGCATATCTACTTTGATGATGCATTTTTGGACGTAAAGGGAAGTCGAGGGCGTCACCTGAATGAATATGCCAAGAATCTAATAGAAATTATATCTGAGACTTATGG CATCTTCACgaacatagatgagaaaatgtTCATAAAGAAACAGCAACATCCAAAACAGACGATTATTAACACGCCGTATGGAGGTCGGGTCATTGTTAAAATGCCACATGGGAATCTTATTTTGATTCACTTTAAGGACAAAGAGCGCATCCGCCACAAAAAGAGATGGTCACAG GTTATGTACCTTTACTACCTTCTGGGATTCAAGCTTATGACCAAATACTATGCTCTCTGGAAAAAGGGAGATACTGAGGGCTCTCTAAAGAAGGAAATCCAG AAAGAGAAGCACAACACGTACCTCCTGGTTTTAGATGGGGACACAGACTTCCAGCCCACAGCGGTGGTCCTCCTCGTCGACCGGCTGAAAATGTATCCTCGAGTTGGGGCAGCGTGTGGCAGGATTCACCCCACGGGAACAG GTCCAGCAGTGTGGTTTCAGAAGTTCGAGTATGCCATCAGTCACTGGCTGCAGAAGACCGCGGAGCACGTTTTTGGCTGTGTGCTGTGCAGTCCGGGATGCTTCAGTCTCTTCAGAGCTGAGGCACTTATGGACGATAATGTGATGAAGAGGTATGCCACCAAGTCCATGGAGGCCAGCCATTATGTCCAGTACGATCAAG GGGAGGACCGCTGGCTGTGCACTCTGATGCTGAAACAGGGCTGGAGAGTGGAGTACAACGCAGCTTCAGACGCCTACACCAATGCACCTGAGGAGTTTAAAGAACTCTACAACCAG CGCCGTCGTTGGGGTCCTTCTACTTTTGCCAATATTGTGGATCTCTTGGGATCAACCACAGCGCTTTCTAAAAGGAATTCATCCATATCCAGGCCCTTCATGTTCTACCAGCTCTTTTCCTTGATTTCAGCCATTCTAGCCCCGGCCACCATTTGTCTCATGATAGCAG gaagtATGTCTTTCATGTTCAGGCTCCATTGGAGCGTGGCCCTGGTTTTAGCTGTGATCCCCCCTGCCATTTACCTGGGCCTTTGTTTCAACTGAAAGCAGACACACAGATCACAGTGGCAGCTCGTCCTCAGTATCATGTATGCCTTCCTTATGCTGGTGGTGGCTATGGCTATTATTG gtGCAATGGTGAAAGACAAAACCATTTTTACTCCGAGCAGCATGTTCGTCATCGTCATGGCGATCATATACTTCACGACTGCGCTGATGCACCCGCAGGAGTTCCCTCTGGTCTTCTATGGCTTCCTCTACATTATCGC TCCCAGTGCCTATCTGCTGCTCACCATCTATTCAATGGTCAACCTCAACAATGTCTCATGGGGAACCAGAGAAACTAAACCTGCGCCAGGATCTAAGTCTGAACAGTCTGCACCCAAAAACACCAAAGAGAAAG CCAAAAATGCCATGCAGCGTTTCGTCTCGTGGAGCCAATGCTGCTGTAAAAAGTCCAGTCAGAGACCACAGAGGAGTTCAGTGCCCCAAGAGCCTGTGGTAGAGGCGGAGGTGGAGGAAGGACCCCAGAACACCATAGTGGACGGCTACGTCGAAGAGGACCTCCG aaatcAGCCAGTTTATGACTACCCTTATCAGT CCTGGCTGACAGAGATGCAGGGTCTGTCCACTGACATGGAACTTGAGGAGGGTTCTCTTGAAAAG gaagAGGAGCAGTTCTTTATTGACTTACAGCAGAAGTATCTCGAACCTCTGCCTGTTGACAAGGCCAAACAGGAGAAGACCAAAGAAGATCTAAAAAGCCTGAGAAACAAG GTAAACTTTGCGTTCTTCTTCCTGAATGCCCTGTGGCTGGTGGCAACGTTCACCCTGCAGACTTTTGAAGTGGCCATCTTTATCGAGTTGCCAAAGGTCGGTGTGGATTTGGAGAATCTGGGAAACCTCAGAATCGACCCCATCGGATTCATGTTCATCATTGGATTCTCTGCGTCGGTGATCGTACAGTTTGTGGCTATGCTCTTGCACAG ACTCAACACGCTGATCCATTATGTCGCCTTTGTGAACACGGCACCGAAAGCTGTCCCGAAATCTGAAGAATATATGCCACACAAAAAGAAG GAGATTTCTCCCCCGTCCAGTATTGAGTCTCGTTCTGACTACGGCTCTGATACCATCACCATGTCGGAAGGGGACGATGGTTCCGAATACACGGACTACACTGACTGA